Proteins encoded by one window of Polyodon spathula isolate WHYD16114869_AA chromosome 16, ASM1765450v1, whole genome shotgun sequence:
- the LOC121328459 gene encoding dual specificity protein phosphatase 7-like isoform X2, with translation MKNNLWSSSRDMTMMMPSKSVEWLQEELESGGSSLLLLDCRSHEFFESSHIETAINLAIPGLMLRRLKKGNLPIRSIIPNNEDKEKFVKRCKTDTVVLYDEATSDWQENGAASSVLGLLLQKLRDDGCEAYYLDGGFNKFQTEYSEHCETSLDTSCPSSSPPMPVLGLGGLRISSDCSDGESDREPSSATESEGSPLPSNQPAFPVQILPYLYLGCAKDSTNLDVLGKYDIKYILNVTPNLPNMFEHDGEFKYKQIPISDHWSQNLSQFFPEAISFIGGLKKTWPVQHSLWVPSQSATQQNQDSNQ, from the exons ATGAAAAATAATCTTTGGAGCAGCTCCCGGGACATGACCATGATGATGCCGAGCAAAAGCGTGGAATGGCTGCAGGAGGAACTGGAGTCCGGGGGGAGCTCGCTGCTCCTGCTGGATTGCCGGAGCCACGAGTTTTTTGAATCGTCTCATATAGAGACAGCCATCAACCTGGCCATCCCGGGACTCATGCTCAGGAGGCTGAAGAAGGGGAACTTGCCTATCCGGTCCATCATTCCCAACAACGAGGATAAGGAGAAGTTTGTGAAACGGTGCAAGACTGATACAGTGGTGCTGTATGACGAGGCCACCTCTGACTGGCAGGAGAATGGAGCGGCTAGCTCCGTGTTGGGGCTTCTCCTGCAGAAACTCCGAGATGACGGGTGTGAGGCTTATTACCTGGACG GTGGATTTAATAAGTTTCAGACAGAGTACTCTGAGCACTGTGAGACAAGTCTGGACACCTCTTGTCCCAGCAGCTCTCCCCCAATGCCTGTGCTGGGTCTGGGAGGACTGCGGATAAGTTCCGATTGCTCCGATGGGGAGTCAGATCGGGAGCCCAGCAGTGCCACTGAGTCAGAGGGAAGCCCGTTGCCCAGCAACCAGCCGGCCTTCCCAGTCCAGATCCTCCCGTACCTTTACCTGGGCTGTGCCAAAGACTCCACCAACCTTGACGTGCTGGGCAAGTACGACATAAAGTACATCCTGAATGTGACACCCAACCTGCCTAACATGTTTGAACACGACGGTGAATTCAAGTACAAACAGATCCCCATCTCTGATCACTGGAGTCAAAACCTTTCTCAGTTCTTCCCAGAGGCCATTTCTTTCATTG